The genomic stretch TTAATAACCCCAATGAGATCACAATGTAAAATCAATACCTTGTTCGATCATTTCCATTACACTGGTTCGATAATCGACCACTAGTGGGCACCATTTAAAAGCAGATACAAGATGACCGATTTTGATACTAGATGGATAAAGTACTTAATCAACTTAATGAATTTTTAGAAAAAAACTCTCAAAAAATTTGAAGAACAAGGATTAATTCAATCATTTGAGTACAATTTTGAGTTAGCTTGCAATACGATCAAAGATTATTATGAGTCGCAAGGGGAGAAAAATGTAGGAAAATATTTCAACATTTAAAGACATATACAAATTCTCAAATTTATTCTTCGTTTAAATCTTGAAAGTAATGAGGGAAATGGGGCAAAGTATAATTATCTTTCTAAACAACTCACTTCATGAATATTATATTTTTTTATTTTTTTATTTTTTTATAATATTTATTTACTTATAATTTTTCTATGAAAATATTTTTACACATTTTTATTTTATTAATTATATCTTCTTCAAAGGTCTTTCCTATGATGGTTCAAAGTAATTACGATGTAGTAGCATGGTCAAAAACCAATAAACAATTACTTTTGAAATTAATTGAACATGGTCCTGAAGGAGGTTCCTTAACGGATTACATGATAATAGATTTTGATCAGAAAATTCTCAATGTTTACCACTTTACAAATACAATGAGTCCAGGTGATGGCTCTACTCCAGAATGGATTAAAGAAGAGAATTATAAAGAAGCTAGAAAAAAATTAGTTGAAAATATTAATAAAAATTTTGATAGTATAAAAATCAAAGAGAGCATTTTTTCTGGTATGTTTGCAAAAAAGAGAAATTTAAATATCGTAGCTGGATCATCGAAAGATAAACTTATCTTTGAATATGTACCAACTGAATCTTCTCTTTTTTCTAAAAATATTAAGATCAAATTGAAAAACAAAAAATCTGTCGAATTCATTGATAATAAGGCTCATTTAGATATGTTTGAATTGGAATTAAAAGATTTTTCGATTGTACTTGAACAAAGTTTAGTCTCAGTTTCACCTGATTATAAATACATATTTGCAAACTTTGCCATTAGGTACAATGATAGTGATTTTGCCACTCCAGGAACATCCAATTATCTTGAATTGAAGCATGGAAAAATAATTAACCTCGAATTAAAAACAATTGAATATTAAATTTAAATCTCATTCCTCACAAACTAGTGAATAATTCAAATGTACCAACAATCAATTCTTTTGGAATTAATCGAATCTAAATATATGGCAGAGTTTTATTACCTTGTTGCGGAAAGTTAGATATAGAGATCTATTCAAATATTGTTCCTTTGGTACAAAAGAAATCAGATCTTAAGAAAGTAAGAATATAATGAAACGCAAAACTTATACTTGCAATTAATCCACTACGAAAATTAATAACTATTGGGGCAATAAAAAAAGAGTTAGCGTGGAGAGAATTAGTGTAGAATAAAATTGGTTCATGCCAATATCATTAATACTTCAGGTTGTAATCGAAAAATTTTGTAATAAAATACATAAGAAAAAAGATATAGAGACTATATTACACTACAGAATTTGAATAATTCATGTATGCAGAAAAGATAAAGTAAAAACGCTGAATTAGATTGAAAACAAAAGGTGTGTGAGCAAAAAAAGAAAGTAATCTACTCCTGTACAACTGTCAGTAATGTTGAAAAACATGGAAATATTTTTAAAGTAATTAATTACAATAATATGTGGATATAATCGTTTCCATGAGAAACGAATTGGAGATGGTGTATAGTTTCCTACAGGCCCATATTGGTTATCAGAATTTTGAGTTGGTTGAACGAGGAAAAATAATACAATGAATGATCCAATTATTGGAAAGACACCCGAAAATATATACGCCCCTGACTGGCCAATATCGTGAAATCGTCTAAAACTTACAGCAAGCGCAGGAATATAAACGGCCAATATGTATCCTATAAAAATTGATTAAAGAAAATATAGACTGATATATGACAGATATTCCATATAAAGAGTTTATTACTGATATGTTAACGAGTTGAAATAATCAGAATTCCTTTCTTGTTGCTCGGCCGTTAAATAGTAAGTATTTCCCAACGAAAGATAGATATTCATTCATTTGTTATTTAATATTTTCACAGTATTAAAATTTCTAAAACATAAGGGTATTATCATGCATAAAAAAATAATAGGTGAATTGTAAAAAAAAAACATTGGAATGATAGAATTTCAAAAATGAAGTTTAATAAAAGAAAAATTATTTTAATCGATTTTAAGAAAATAACTAAATATGAGATACTTACCTAGTAAAAAGCATGAAGATGAATAAACCAAAATTAAGAATTACAAAAAAACACGTGGAAGATTTTTTGAAAAAAAATGAATATCAAATAACCAAATTACGTGATTTCGATGTTGCCCTAGAGTGTATTAAAAGACTAGGAAATTTTTACAGCTTTATGGATGAAGTTGAAGACATCCTAAGTCATGATTTTTTAATTGTGAGAAAAGCATCTACCGGGAAAATTAGACTATTTCAATTCGAAAAATCAGATATGTTTCTAAATTCTAACTTTCATGATTTAAGTAAGGAAGATGAAATTCTTCATATCTATAGAGGAAAATATCCTTTAGAGAAAGCACAGAAGATACATGATAAAATTGGCTTTTCCTCGATTGAAGAGTTTTTTTACGCAGTTTTAGATGAGATGTACATTGAAAAAATGTGTTCACAATCTAAGTTTTTATTTGAACAATTTTTTAAATATATAGATAAAAAATTTGAAATTGTTACCAATTCAGAAGAAATTGAGAAAACTGTTACTGA from Halobacteriovoraceae bacterium encodes the following:
- a CDS encoding DUF805 domain-containing protein, whose product is MAVYIPALAVSFRRFHDIGQSGAYIFSGVFPIIGSFIVLFFLVQPTQNSDNQYGPVGNYTPSPIRFSWKRLYPHIIVINYFKNISMFFNITDSCTGVDYFLFLLTHLLFSI